In the genome of Thiomicrospira aerophila AL3, one region contains:
- a CDS encoding HAMP domain-containing sensor histidine kinase, with translation MFRHHLVISLSLLLGLVLLQALMTFWSFQNLTYHKERSLSAQQMLTEVVQFRADAKRLKVWLADFIITEKSNTAIRDNLFARMDQQLADLARQNRLFEQSARTEDILFSQAVANNSLLLQQNLNALKQALQTRQVQALDSDEARWQTLLALFDKFQGADIQQVVNELIDLHKAHVAKAEADAEATRQFIYLALLAVTALSLSLMLFLSYHLIHRFNQSMRNLTAGADRFAQGHLTDPIPTSGPREFQDLAARFNDMAAHLDQAIKTQLQLQENTEDKVRERTAQLQHVVTQLHDAEQRQQGFLAELTHELRTPTTIILGEAELALRHSPSAQHQQTLTRIIESCQTLSLRIDDLIMVSRGQHALVSVNLTPVLLGDFYHALVKQCRDYQARLGFELQLDTIALTDNQQVYIDLEKMHLVLGVLLENALHYQYPPLQIRLTMNIKDEQIRIILADQGIGLDFTDTRALFTRYHRGEQAKKMRPEGLGLGLPIAKALVEAQDGVLHFAQNQPQGTQAMIDLPLFELRSDE, from the coding sequence ATGTTTCGACATCATTTAGTTATATCGTTAAGTTTGCTACTGGGATTAGTCTTGTTGCAAGCCTTAATGACATTTTGGTCATTTCAAAACTTAACTTATCATAAAGAACGCAGTTTGTCTGCACAGCAAATGCTAACAGAGGTCGTGCAATTTCGGGCCGATGCCAAACGACTAAAAGTTTGGCTTGCAGATTTTATCATTACCGAGAAAAGCAACACGGCTATTCGTGATAATTTATTTGCCAGAATGGATCAACAGCTGGCTGATTTAGCTCGCCAAAACCGCCTATTTGAACAGTCAGCGCGAACAGAAGATATCCTATTTAGCCAAGCCGTGGCAAACAACAGTCTGCTGTTACAGCAAAACCTCAATGCACTAAAGCAGGCTTTGCAAACTCGTCAAGTCCAGGCGCTCGATTCCGATGAAGCACGCTGGCAAACCCTACTAGCCCTGTTCGATAAGTTTCAAGGCGCGGATATTCAACAAGTCGTGAACGAACTTATTGACCTACACAAAGCACACGTGGCCAAAGCCGAAGCGGACGCAGAGGCTACGCGTCAATTTATCTACCTTGCACTCTTAGCAGTGACCGCGCTGAGTTTAAGTTTAATGCTCTTTTTAAGTTATCACTTAATTCACCGCTTTAATCAGTCGATGCGAAACCTAACGGCAGGTGCCGACCGCTTTGCACAGGGCCATCTAACCGATCCCATTCCTACTAGCGGCCCACGTGAATTTCAAGATTTAGCCGCCCGCTTCAACGATATGGCCGCGCATTTAGATCAGGCCATCAAAACCCAACTGCAATTACAAGAAAATACCGAAGACAAAGTGCGCGAACGCACTGCCCAATTGCAACATGTGGTGACCCAATTACATGATGCCGAACAACGACAGCAGGGGTTTTTAGCCGAACTTACTCACGAACTACGCACCCCCACTACAATTATTTTAGGCGAAGCAGAACTGGCATTACGACATTCACCCTCGGCACAGCACCAACAAACCCTGACGCGGATTATTGAATCCTGCCAAACCTTATCACTGCGTATTGATGACCTGATTATGGTAAGCCGTGGTCAGCACGCATTGGTTTCGGTTAACTTAACACCCGTGTTATTAGGTGATTTTTATCACGCCTTAGTAAAACAATGTCGAGATTACCAAGCGCGACTTGGCTTTGAATTGCAGCTTGACACTATTGCACTAACTGATAATCAACAGGTTTACATCGACTTGGAAAAAATGCATTTAGTGCTAGGCGTACTGCTTGAAAACGCCCTGCACTACCAGTATCCGCCTTTACAGATTAGGCTGACCATGAACATTAAGGATGAACAAATACGAATTATCCTAGCTGACCAGGGTATTGGCTTAGACTTTACTGATACTAGAGCACTCTTTACCCGCTATCATCGTGGTGAACAGGCTAAAAAAATGCGACCCGAAGGCTTAGGTTTAGGCTTACCCATAGCCAAAGCTTTGGTTGAAGCTCAGGACGGCGTGCTGCATTTTGCGCAAAATCAGCCGCAAGGCACTCAAGCCATGATAGATTTACCCCTCTTTGAGTTGAGGAGCGACGAGTAA
- a CDS encoding response regulator transcription factor, whose protein sequence is MKLLLIEDDQRLADFLVRGLLAEGYNIERISRIDAAMPLIRSSEPDVVILDRLLEDGDGLQVCRDIRNMNLPCKILMLSALAEVDDRILGLRTGADDYLGKPFHFEELLARIESLAQRTGQREQDVVLKLKDLQLNLAKQEVRRQEQAIEMTAKELRILEMLMRNQGRVLSRERILSHVWGVLEDPMTNIVDVYMARLRRKIDDGFDEKLIKTRRGLGYVIGD, encoded by the coding sequence ATGAAACTACTTCTTATCGAAGATGACCAGCGCCTCGCCGACTTTTTAGTCAGGGGCTTATTGGCCGAAGGCTATAATATTGAACGAATCAGCCGCATCGACGCAGCCATGCCTTTAATCCGCTCTAGCGAACCTGATGTAGTCATTCTTGATCGACTGCTCGAAGATGGTGATGGATTGCAGGTGTGTCGTGATATTCGCAATATGAATCTGCCCTGCAAAATTTTAATGCTATCGGCTTTAGCTGAGGTCGATGATCGCATTCTTGGCTTACGCACAGGCGCCGACGATTATTTGGGTAAACCCTTTCATTTTGAAGAGCTTCTAGCTCGTATTGAGTCACTTGCACAGCGCACCGGGCAGCGTGAACAAGATGTGGTACTTAAGCTAAAGGATTTGCAGCTTAACCTTGCAAAACAAGAGGTGCGGCGACAAGAACAAGCCATTGAGATGACCGCAAAAGAATTACGTATTCTTGAAATGCTGATGCGCAATCAAGGTCGCGTATTAAGTCGAGAGCGGATTCTTAGTCATGTTTGGGGTGTTCTGGAAGACCCCATGACCAATATTGTTGATGTATATATGGCACGATTACGACGAAAAATTGATGATGGATTTGATGAAAAACTCATTAAGACACGACGAGGATTGGGTTATGTCATAGGGGATTAA
- the hrpA gene encoding ATP-dependent RNA helicase HrpA: MSSFPKNPAELFPLITQAQSRDQFRLKRDLKRLNLSADTEQDKQAWLRWCERLQQSLDKVQARKALVPTIHYDAALPVVGRRDELLDLIKNHQVVVIAGETGSGKTTQLPKLCLEAGRGVMGRIGCTQPRRLAARSVAERLAEELGSSLGELVGYQVRFHDQVHETSLIKVMTDGILLAEIQNDRFLSQYDTIIIDEAHERSVNIDFLLGILKQLLPKRPDLKVIITSATIDTARFAEHFKQPGRAVPIVEVSGRTYPVEVRYRPLGQVEMDDGTVIEQDLTDGIIEALDELATHDPFGDVLVFQIGERDIKETAEALRKQNLKNTEVIPLYARLSMSEQNKVFQTSNKRRIILSTNVAETSLTVPGIRYVIDPGLVRISRYSVRSKVQRLPVEKISQASANQRKGRCGRVADGICIRLYSEEDFNARPEFTDPEIHRTSLSSVLLNMAQLKLGKVQNFPFIEPPEEKAVNDGYRQLIEIGALDDKKQLTDAGRDLARLPLEPRIAKMVLEAEKNNVLAEVLIIAAAISIQDPRDINEQTMQAARTKHKQWEDPRSDFLFFLNLWRFYEYQARHLSQNKLRKLCKTNYLSYLRLREWHDLFHQLKVSLKSIGLKVGELHLYEEVTENGQTLERLSDLHSINLHRSLLAGLLGQIMMRDDAQGYLGARGTKLFIHPSSVLFKRKPKWLMSAEMVETSKLYARTNAEIDVRWVEDCAPHLIKRSYADPHWQKKTGQVGAYESVTLYGLPIVSRRVCNYGPINPKDARGIFIRALAQQEVNTRAAFYQHNLKLIENIERYESKLRRPDLLVEEQVLQDFYAARIPEPIYNQPALESWLKKADKKQQEALKLTESDLLKQDLDRQYERDFPDQIQLSQRIPLQLDYRFEPGKQQDGVVFKIPLAGLNLVNESQFEWLTPGFIKEKITCYIKALPKQLRKQFVPAPAVAERVAQQISAEQGEFTPQLIQALNRSAQHKIGLDDFHAVSLPAHLLPWYQLLDDKGKLIAESADLAELKRRYHHLVEAKIQQSGGEKKQAVTEWNFGDLKDHETIKSHGKQLQAYPGLVIEQGQVFLTRSGDERQATKHHGYAVWALLKMQLHDKVKYLQKHLNLKQACLCFAPYGSCAHLTEQIIDKSLRRLVPEPQAIRQHAQFVAALATLKADWVADAQTLAGLVTEILTGHQQLAKQVKGKVNPRWLASMDDIKSQLDGLVNLNFVLETPDTWLKQMPRYLKALQLRLEKLDLDPQKDQHTQRQMLGLLADYDALAQRYGAHPPSELIELRWMLEELRISLFSQPMKTIQTVSINRLQKALAKL; this comes from the coding sequence ATGTCCTCATTTCCTAAAAATCCAGCTGAACTTTTCCCGTTGATAACACAAGCGCAAAGTCGTGATCAGTTTCGATTAAAACGTGATTTAAAGCGGTTAAATCTGAGCGCTGACACCGAGCAAGACAAGCAGGCCTGGTTGCGTTGGTGTGAAAGATTGCAGCAATCGTTGGATAAGGTACAAGCACGCAAAGCCTTGGTGCCGACCATCCATTATGATGCCGCTTTACCGGTAGTGGGGCGGCGTGATGAGTTATTGGATTTGATTAAAAACCATCAAGTGGTGGTGATTGCCGGGGAAACCGGTTCGGGCAAAACCACCCAGCTTCCGAAGCTGTGTTTAGAAGCCGGACGCGGTGTGATGGGGCGAATTGGTTGTACGCAACCGCGACGTTTGGCGGCGCGCAGTGTGGCGGAACGTCTGGCAGAAGAACTCGGTTCGAGCTTGGGTGAGTTGGTCGGTTATCAAGTGCGTTTTCATGATCAGGTACACGAAACCAGTTTAATCAAAGTGATGACCGACGGGATTTTATTAGCGGAAATCCAAAACGACCGTTTTCTCAGTCAATACGATACGATTATTATCGACGAGGCGCACGAGCGCAGTGTCAATATTGATTTTCTGCTTGGCATACTTAAACAGCTGCTGCCCAAACGCCCGGATTTAAAGGTGATTATCACCTCGGCGACCATTGATACCGCACGCTTTGCCGAGCATTTCAAGCAACCCGGTCGGGCAGTGCCGATTGTCGAGGTGTCTGGGCGCACCTATCCGGTAGAAGTGCGCTATCGCCCGCTGGGTCAGGTCGAAATGGACGACGGCACGGTGATTGAGCAGGATTTAACCGATGGCATTATCGAGGCGTTGGACGAATTGGCGACGCATGATCCGTTTGGCGATGTGCTGGTGTTTCAAATCGGCGAGCGCGATATCAAAGAAACCGCCGAGGCACTACGCAAACAGAATTTAAAAAACACCGAAGTCATTCCGCTTTATGCCCGTTTGTCGATGAGCGAGCAAAACAAGGTGTTCCAAACCTCCAACAAGCGCCGAATTATTCTGTCCACCAACGTCGCCGAAACCTCCCTGACAGTGCCGGGCATTCGTTATGTAATTGATCCTGGCCTGGTGCGCATCAGCCGTTATAGTGTGCGTTCAAAAGTCCAGCGACTGCCGGTTGAAAAAATCTCGCAAGCCTCGGCCAATCAGCGTAAAGGGCGGTGTGGACGGGTCGCGGACGGTATTTGTATTCGCTTGTATTCCGAAGAAGATTTTAACGCGCGTCCTGAATTTACCGACCCGGAAATTCACCGCACCTCGTTATCGTCGGTGTTATTGAATATGGCGCAGCTTAAACTCGGCAAGGTGCAAAACTTTCCGTTTATTGAACCGCCGGAAGAAAAAGCCGTCAATGACGGTTATCGCCAACTGATTGAAATTGGCGCGCTGGATGACAAAAAACAACTGACCGACGCCGGGCGTGATTTGGCGCGCTTACCGCTCGAACCACGCATTGCCAAAATGGTATTAGAAGCGGAAAAAAACAATGTGCTGGCCGAGGTGTTGATTATTGCCGCCGCCATCAGTATTCAAGACCCGCGAGACATTAACGAACAAACCATGCAGGCGGCGCGTACTAAGCACAAACAATGGGAAGACCCGCGCTCAGACTTTTTGTTTTTCCTCAATTTGTGGCGGTTTTATGAATACCAAGCGCGCCACCTCAGTCAAAATAAACTGCGCAAACTCTGTAAAACCAATTACCTGTCGTATTTACGTTTGCGCGAATGGCATGATTTATTTCACCAGCTTAAAGTCAGCTTAAAGTCGATTGGTTTAAAAGTTGGTGAACTGCATTTGTATGAAGAAGTCACTGAAAATGGCCAAACCCTTGAACGGCTGAGTGATTTGCATAGCATCAATCTGCATCGATCGCTACTAGCAGGCCTGCTTGGGCAGATTATGATGCGTGATGACGCGCAGGGCTATCTGGGTGCACGCGGTACCAAGCTGTTTATTCATCCCAGCTCGGTGTTGTTTAAACGCAAACCCAAATGGTTGATGTCGGCTGAAATGGTCGAAACCAGCAAGCTTTACGCGCGTACCAATGCCGAAATTGATGTGCGCTGGGTCGAAGATTGTGCGCCGCATCTTATAAAACGCAGTTATGCGGACCCGCATTGGCAGAAAAAAACCGGTCAGGTTGGTGCCTATGAGTCGGTTACCTTGTATGGTCTGCCGATTGTGAGCCGTCGCGTATGTAACTACGGGCCTATTAACCCAAAAGACGCGCGTGGCATTTTTATTCGGGCCTTGGCACAACAAGAGGTCAATACGCGTGCCGCCTTTTACCAGCATAATCTCAAGCTGATTGAAAACATTGAGCGTTATGAAAGCAAACTGCGTCGGCCAGACTTGTTAGTCGAAGAACAGGTGCTGCAAGACTTTTATGCCGCGCGGATTCCGGAGCCTATTTATAACCAACCGGCGTTAGAAAGCTGGTTGAAAAAAGCCGATAAAAAGCAGCAAGAAGCGCTAAAGCTGACCGAATCCGATTTATTAAAACAGGATTTAGACCGTCAGTACGAGCGCGATTTTCCAGATCAAATTCAACTCAGCCAGCGCATCCCCTTGCAATTGGATTACCGTTTTGAGCCAGGCAAGCAACAAGACGGTGTGGTATTTAAAATTCCGTTAGCCGGTCTGAACCTGGTGAATGAAAGCCAGTTTGAATGGCTTACGCCCGGATTTATTAAGGAAAAAATCACCTGCTATATCAAAGCCTTGCCAAAACAACTTCGCAAACAGTTTGTGCCCGCGCCAGCGGTGGCCGAGCGGGTAGCGCAGCAGATCAGTGCCGAGCAGGGCGAGTTTACGCCGCAACTGATTCAAGCACTTAATCGCAGCGCACAGCACAAAATTGGTCTTGATGACTTTCATGCGGTCAGCTTGCCCGCTCATCTGCTGCCTTGGTATCAACTGCTGGATGACAAAGGCAAGTTGATTGCCGAAAGTGCCGACCTGGCTGAGCTCAAACGACGTTATCATCATCTGGTTGAAGCGAAAATTCAGCAAAGTGGCGGCGAGAAAAAACAGGCGGTCACCGAATGGAATTTTGGTGACCTTAAAGACCATGAAACCATCAAATCTCACGGCAAGCAATTACAAGCCTATCCAGGCCTGGTGATAGAGCAGGGTCAGGTGTTTTTAACCCGCAGTGGCGACGAACGCCAGGCCACAAAACACCATGGTTATGCGGTCTGGGCTTTGTTAAAAATGCAACTGCACGACAAGGTGAAATACCTGCAAAAACATCTTAATCTCAAGCAGGCCTGCTTGTGTTTTGCGCCCTATGGTTCCTGCGCCCATTTAACCGAGCAGATTATTGATAAATCCCTGCGCCGTCTTGTGCCCGAACCGCAAGCCATACGTCAACACGCGCAGTTTGTAGCTGCTTTGGCTACCCTGAAAGCCGACTGGGTGGCCGATGCGCAAACCTTAGCAGGCCTGGTGACGGAGATTTTAACCGGCCATCAACAACTGGCCAAACAAGTGAAAGGCAAGGTGAATCCGCGTTGGTTGGCTTCGATGGACGATATTAAAAGTCAGTTGGATGGTTTGGTGAATCTGAATTTTGTGCTGGAAACCCCGGATACATGGCTCAAACAAATGCCGCGTTATTTAAAAGCCTTGCAATTGCGCCTAGAAAAACTGGATTTAGACCCGCAAAAAGATCAACACACCCAACGCCAAATGCTGGGTTTACTTGCCGATTATGACGCCTTGGCACAGCGTTATGGCGCACATCCGCCGTCAGAGTTAATCGAGTTGCGTTGGATGCTGGAAGAGTTGCGCATTTCATTGTTTTCACAACCGATGAAAACCATCCAAACCGTGTCGATAAATCGGTTGCAAAAGGCTTTAGCGAAGTTGTAA
- a CDS encoding Txe/YoeB family addiction module toxin: MRLIFSEHAWSDYLYWQTQDKKTLKKINDLIHEIQRTPFEGRGKPETLKHALSSYWSRRINQEHRIVYKLVENDLLIAQLRYHY, encoded by the coding sequence ATGCGATTAATATTTTCAGAGCATGCTTGGTCTGATTATCTTTATTGGCAAACGCAAGACAAAAAGACCCTCAAGAAAATCAATGATCTGATCCATGAAATTCAACGAACGCCTTTTGAAGGGCGAGGTAAACCAGAAACGCTTAAACATGCATTAAGCAGTTATTGGTCGCGCCGTATTAACCAAGAGCACCGCATTGTTTACAAGCTGGTGGAGAATGATCTTCTCATTGCTCAACTTCGCTATCATTACTAA
- a CDS encoding type II toxin-antitoxin system Phd/YefM family antitoxin has product MQAVTYSWARNHLAESINQVCDNHEAMVITKKNDRAAVLMSLEDYQALEETAYLLRSPKNAKRLMDSIHELESGQSQARALVECD; this is encoded by the coding sequence ATGCAAGCTGTTACCTATTCTTGGGCGCGCAACCATTTAGCGGAAAGTATTAACCAGGTGTGTGATAACCATGAAGCGATGGTGATCACCAAAAAAAATGATCGTGCAGCCGTTTTGATGTCACTTGAGGACTATCAAGCGCTAGAAGAAACCGCTTACTTGCTGCGTAGCCCGAAAAATGCCAAGCGTTTAATGGATTCGATCCATGAGCTTGAAAGTGGACAGAGTCAAGCGCGGGCATTGGTTGAATGCGATTAA
- a CDS encoding DUF3087 domain-containing protein codes for MFQIQDIDPKVYRTNTRNATIRIMALFILVGFSTSYGFYSLFDNPHNPLTIQIMGALMGLVLVFWITAKFFKDKPWMAEAMYGWKLKRSLMHITNAMRQLQEKVAAGDVEAMKLLRFYHLGVTQMYTLEQNTSGLIDLKAEKEQLEAQMLELGLDIEQTTFDLAKLKAVVGEPKDITN; via the coding sequence ATGTTTCAGATTCAAGATATTGATCCTAAGGTCTATCGTACTAACACGCGTAATGCGACCATTCGGATTATGGCGTTATTTATTCTAGTCGGTTTTAGTACCTCCTATGGGTTTTATAGTCTGTTTGATAATCCACACAATCCGCTAACGATTCAAATTATGGGCGCGTTAATGGGTTTGGTGTTAGTGTTTTGGATCACCGCGAAATTTTTTAAAGATAAGCCGTGGATGGCGGAGGCGATGTATGGCTGGAAACTCAAACGCAGCCTAATGCACATCACCAATGCCATGCGCCAACTGCAAGAAAAGGTTGCTGCCGGCGATGTCGAAGCGATGAAACTATTGCGTTTTTATCACCTAGGTGTGACCCAGATGTACACGCTCGAACAAAACACCAGTGGCTTGATTGATCTGAAAGCGGAAAAAGAACAGTTGGAAGCGCAAATGCTCGAATTGGGTTTGGATATCGAACAAACCACCTTTGATCTTGCCAAACTGAAAGCCGTGGTTGGTGAACCAAAAGACATCACCAATTAA
- a CDS encoding FKBP-type peptidyl-prolyl cis-trans isomerase, with product MRIKNGAKVTFHYELRDEKGELLDSTFDVEPVVYIHGEEEIIEGLETFMDGEEPGFVGKTTIEPEQAYGQGRDDLIVVAGPENFDDTVELVEGSVVQTEDPDGEIVNFRITKVSGDKVFLDGNHPLAGKRLNYKVEVVSVE from the coding sequence ATGCGAATTAAAAATGGTGCAAAGGTCACATTTCACTACGAATTACGTGATGAAAAAGGGGAATTACTAGACTCAACGTTTGATGTTGAACCTGTGGTTTATATACATGGTGAAGAAGAGATTATTGAAGGTTTAGAAACCTTTATGGATGGCGAAGAACCTGGATTTGTCGGCAAAACAACGATTGAGCCCGAGCAAGCTTACGGTCAAGGTCGTGATGACTTGATTGTGGTGGCAGGCCCGGAGAACTTTGATGATACCGTTGAGCTGGTTGAGGGTAGCGTAGTTCAAACGGAAGATCCAGATGGTGAAATCGTTAACTTTAGAATTACGAAGGTGTCTGGCGATAAGGTCTTTTTAGACGGTAATCATCCGTTAGCCGGCAAACGCTTAAATTATAAGGTCGAAGTCGTTTCAGTTGAATAA
- the dnaQ gene encoding DNA polymerase III subunit epsilon, whose amino-acid sequence MRQIILDTETTGIDPKKGHRIIEIGAVEVIDRRITGAYYHQYIHPEREVEQEAIDVHGITNEFLTDKPLFKAIVSEFMDFVAGAELIIHNAPFDVGFINHELNLLQPNSWGKIEDHCKITDTLKMARRMYPGQRASLDALCKRLMVDNSNRTLHGALLDAEILADVYLAMTGGQVSLSLKNQHEAHSHSLTQQVATARADIIDQLKVIYPSDDELAAHQAYLAQLSKETKTEINW is encoded by the coding sequence ATGCGCCAGATTATCCTTGATACCGAAACCACCGGCATAGACCCCAAAAAAGGCCATCGTATTATTGAAATTGGCGCGGTGGAAGTCATTGATCGCCGGATTACCGGTGCCTACTACCACCAATACATTCACCCTGAGCGTGAAGTAGAACAAGAAGCAATTGATGTGCATGGCATCACGAATGAATTCTTAACCGACAAACCGCTATTTAAGGCGATTGTTAGCGAGTTTATGGACTTTGTAGCAGGTGCCGAGCTGATTATTCATAATGCCCCTTTTGATGTCGGCTTTATCAATCATGAGCTAAATCTACTGCAACCCAATAGCTGGGGCAAAATCGAAGACCATTGCAAAATTACCGATACGCTTAAAATGGCGCGGCGGATGTATCCCGGCCAACGTGCATCGCTAGACGCACTTTGCAAACGCTTGATGGTTGATAATAGTAACCGCACCCTGCATGGCGCATTACTCGATGCCGAAATCTTGGCGGATGTGTATTTAGCCATGACCGGCGGCCAGGTGAGTTTAAGCCTAAAAAATCAACACGAAGCGCATAGCCATTCGCTAACACAGCAAGTGGCCACTGCGCGTGCGGATATAATTGACCAACTTAAAGTCATTTATCCCAGTGATGATGAACTGGCCGCCCATCAGGCTTATTTAGCACAATTGTCAAAAGAAACCAAAACCGAGATTAATTGGTAA
- the folD gene encoding bifunctional methylenetetrahydrofolate dehydrogenase/methenyltetrahydrofolate cyclohydrolase FolD gives MSANILDGKAIAAEVRAEIKAQVTERLEQDQLPPGLAVILVGENPASQVYVRNKKNACKEVGFADFAYDLPASTTQVDLLALIDELNENPEVHGILVQLPLPDHINPETVIERISPAKDVDGFHPYNVGRLATRMPKLAPCTPHGVMTMLAKTGIELRGLNAVVVGASNIVGVPMVLELLNARATVTICHSATKDLPAKVAEADLVVVGVGIPNMVKGDWIKPGAIVIDVGINRLDDGSLCGDVEFESAKARASWITPVPGGVGPMTIATLLQNTLAVAQAS, from the coding sequence ATGTCCGCAAACATTTTAGATGGTAAAGCGATTGCCGCCGAGGTGCGCGCAGAAATCAAAGCCCAGGTTACTGAGCGTTTAGAGCAAGATCAATTGCCACCAGGCCTGGCAGTGATTTTAGTGGGTGAAAACCCTGCTTCTCAGGTGTATGTACGTAACAAAAAAAATGCCTGTAAAGAAGTCGGTTTTGCCGACTTTGCGTATGACCTACCTGCTAGCACCACCCAAGTGGATTTGTTAGCCTTGATTGACGAGCTTAATGAAAACCCTGAAGTGCATGGCATTTTAGTGCAACTGCCGCTTCCTGATCATATTAACCCTGAGACAGTGATTGAGCGTATTAGTCCAGCTAAAGATGTTGATGGTTTCCATCCTTATAATGTAGGTCGCTTAGCGACACGGATGCCAAAACTCGCCCCTTGTACACCTCATGGTGTAATGACAATGTTGGCAAAAACCGGTATCGAATTGCGCGGCTTAAATGCGGTGGTCGTGGGAGCATCCAATATTGTTGGTGTACCTATGGTGCTTGAATTATTAAATGCGCGCGCTACAGTCACTATTTGTCATAGCGCCACCAAAGATTTGCCCGCTAAGGTTGCGGAAGCTGACTTGGTCGTCGTGGGGGTAGGTATTCCTAACATGGTAAAAGGTGATTGGATTAAGCCAGGGGCGATTGTGATTGATGTAGGTATTAACCGTTTAGACGATGGTAGTTTATGCGGTGATGTCGAATTTGAATCAGCAAAAGCGCGCGCCAGTTGGATTACACCTGTACCAGGCGGCGTGGGTCCGATGACAATCGCTACTTTGTTACAAAATACCTTGGCCGTTGCACAGGCGTCATAG
- a CDS encoding GGDEF domain-containing response regulator, with protein sequence MNNTKRAKILIVDDEPAMLSILAKTLNKRFELYVAGSAKDALELIESLKPELILLDVMMPDMDGLTLLKTIRELEWGQVMAIVLVTADNSEATHVKGLEYGADDFITKPFSLRLLELRIDNLLARNTFQLQLQQALTFLEEAESVANLGHWVLDCSSAELELSAQAARMLGLEGSLNIDVERFERLIHADDLKIFKLFWENIAEGKELLELEHRLVVNQAVRWVRQRVKPKSNIRHGKVVGSMLDISEQKVAELKLDRLAYYDGLTGLPNRIYFAEYLEKSMRDIADKDVRLALLFFDLDGFKEVNDSLGHEAGDFLLNQLALRLSTQIESEDIFARYGGDEFVILKHVLSNQKIDLTFIAKLLESVAKPIYFNGHPLAVTASIGVAYYAKSDTIDGQTLVKQADQAMYKAKRSGKNKMFEALECVNN encoded by the coding sequence ATGAATAATACCAAGCGAGCAAAAATTTTAATTGTTGATGATGAGCCCGCAATGCTTAGCATCTTAGCAAAAACATTGAATAAACGTTTTGAGCTTTATGTGGCTGGTTCGGCTAAAGATGCGCTTGAGCTTATTGAGTCGTTAAAACCAGAATTAATTTTGCTAGATGTCATGATGCCTGACATGGATGGATTAACTTTACTCAAAACCATTAGAGAATTAGAGTGGGGGCAGGTAATGGCTATTGTGCTTGTAACGGCTGATAACAGTGAAGCCACTCATGTAAAAGGTTTAGAGTATGGTGCTGATGATTTCATTACCAAACCATTCAGCCTAAGATTATTAGAGTTGCGGATTGATAATTTGTTGGCAAGAAATACGTTTCAACTTCAATTACAACAGGCTTTAACCTTTTTAGAGGAAGCCGAGTCGGTCGCAAATTTAGGTCATTGGGTTTTAGATTGTTCATCAGCTGAATTGGAGTTATCAGCGCAAGCAGCAAGAATGCTTGGATTAGAAGGTAGTCTTAATATTGATGTTGAGCGTTTTGAGCGTCTAATTCACGCTGATGATCTTAAAATCTTTAAATTGTTTTGGGAAAATATTGCTGAAGGTAAAGAGTTATTAGAGCTTGAGCATCGATTAGTTGTTAACCAAGCGGTTAGGTGGGTAAGGCAGCGAGTTAAACCTAAATCGAATATACGCCATGGTAAGGTTGTGGGCTCTATGTTAGATATCTCAGAACAAAAAGTTGCTGAGCTTAAACTGGATAGATTGGCTTATTATGATGGTTTAACGGGTTTGCCTAATCGCATTTATTTTGCTGAATATTTAGAAAAATCTATGCGTGATATCGCTGATAAAGATGTACGTCTTGCGCTATTATTTTTTGATTTAGATGGGTTTAAAGAAGTTAATGATAGTCTTGGTCATGAGGCAGGTGATTTTTTATTAAATCAATTAGCGCTGCGATTAAGTACTCAAATTGAAAGTGAGGATATTTTTGCACGATACGGCGGTGATGAATTTGTGATTTTGAAGCATGTCTTATCAAACCAAAAGATAGATCTGACGTTTATTGCAAAACTATTAGAGTCTGTTGCTAAACCTATTTATTTCAATGGACATCCTTTGGCTGTAACGGCCAGCATTGGCGTCGCTTATTATGCTAAATCCGATACTATTGATGGGCAAACCTTAGTTAAGCAAGCTGATCAAGCTATGTATAAAGCAAAGAGAAGTGGTAAAAACAAGATGTTTGAAGCATTAGAGTGTGTAAATAATTAG